One genomic segment of Terriglobales bacterium includes these proteins:
- a CDS encoding tetratricopeptide repeat protein gives MRRLLGLVLAAAALPAFAQDATPKQDEVKTEAACYQDKGVDEYVAEIKKLQTEAKRKGRFGATSVCVFSFCTQPTTHPNEAPQGSAIPSAARGGSESSSAAVTYDPVGAAHNVEVGDYYFADKNYRGALLRYREAVEQKPGDAAIHLRIGRAYEKLNESERAYLAYDAAVKLDPAGKGSADARSGVERLAAALKKDGREPEALARDNHPQPPPCLAPPATR, from the coding sequence GTGCGGCGTCTGCTGGGGCTTGTACTGGCTGCTGCGGCGCTGCCGGCGTTTGCGCAAGATGCCACGCCGAAGCAGGACGAAGTGAAGACCGAAGCCGCCTGCTACCAGGACAAGGGCGTCGACGAGTACGTCGCGGAGATCAAGAAGCTACAGACGGAAGCGAAACGCAAGGGACGCTTCGGCGCGACGAGCGTTTGCGTCTTCAGCTTCTGCACCCAGCCCACCACGCACCCCAACGAGGCGCCTCAGGGCTCCGCCATCCCATCGGCCGCTCGCGGCGGCTCGGAGAGCTCCTCGGCGGCCGTCACCTATGATCCGGTGGGAGCGGCCCACAACGTCGAGGTTGGCGATTACTACTTCGCCGACAAGAACTACCGCGGCGCCCTCCTGCGCTACCGCGAGGCGGTCGAGCAGAAACCCGGCGATGCCGCCATCCACCTGCGCATCGGTCGCGCGTACGAGAAGCTCAACGAGAGTGAGCGCGCGTATCTTGCGTACGACGCCGCGGTCAAGCTCGACCCGGCAGGGAAGGGCAGCGCGGACGCGAGGTCGGGCGTCGAGCGCCTCGCCGCCGCATTGAAGAAGGACGGCCGCGAGCCCGAAGCGCTCGCGCGTGACAACCACCCCCAGCCGCCGCCTTGCCTCGCGCCGCCGGCGACTCGCTAG
- the ndhC gene encoding NADH-quinone oxidoreductase subunit A: MPDNYLARYVPLLIQFLVAAGIAGGMVLLSWLLGKHKPTAVKQAPYECGMIPVGDARQRFSVKFYLVAMLFILFDVEAIFLYPWAVLLRDELKMFGFWEMLVYVVVILGGFFYIWKKGVFDWAVADTDQLVGLSDRAGSR; this comes from the coding sequence ATGCCCGACAACTATCTCGCCCGCTACGTGCCGTTGCTCATCCAGTTTCTCGTGGCCGCGGGTATTGCGGGCGGAATGGTGCTGCTGTCGTGGCTGCTCGGCAAACATAAGCCGACCGCGGTCAAGCAAGCGCCCTACGAGTGCGGCATGATCCCGGTGGGCGACGCCCGCCAGCGCTTCTCGGTGAAGTTCTACCTGGTCGCTATGTTGTTCATCCTGTTCGACGTAGAAGCCATCTTCCTGTACCCGTGGGCGGTGCTGCTGCGCGACGAACTGAAGATGTTCGGCTTCTGGGAGATGCTGGTGTACGTGGTCGTGATCCTGGGCGGCTTCTTCTATATATGGAAGAAGGGCGTGTTCGACTGGGCCGTCGCCGACACCGATCAACTCGTCGGCCTCTCCGATCGCGCGGGGAGCCGCTAG
- a CDS encoding DUF4190 domain-containing protein has protein sequence MAGQTLVVPPQAAAAAPQAAPAIVPPAVLPAPGSLPPTAGAMPQTSGKAVASMVMGLANAMFAFLFFPLAVLAVIFGHMARTEIRKSGGRLKGDGFAVTGLITGYGSLGLVVLIMAIAIVGAAGDSFGDLGGSGGGETQALGALRTYLVATVTYDAQFARGYPPSLAAMGPGDGSENGAGLLDASMTSGEKYGYRYTYTPLDLNADGIYEAFTLTADPAGFSSLSGRHFFVDESGIIRVETDHMATSDSPQLQ, from the coding sequence ATGGCAGGACAGACTCTCGTCGTTCCGCCGCAGGCGGCGGCCGCAGCTCCCCAGGCCGCACCCGCCATCGTGCCGCCGGCGGTGCTTCCCGCTCCGGGTTCGCTGCCGCCGACTGCGGGCGCGATGCCGCAGACCAGCGGCAAGGCCGTCGCCAGCATGGTGATGGGACTGGCGAACGCCATGTTCGCCTTCCTGTTCTTCCCGCTCGCTGTCCTGGCGGTGATCTTCGGGCACATGGCGCGCACCGAGATCCGCAAGAGCGGCGGCCGCCTCAAGGGCGACGGCTTCGCCGTGACGGGCCTCATCACCGGCTACGGGAGCCTTGGCTTGGTCGTGCTCATCATGGCCATCGCCATCGTCGGCGCCGCCGGCGACTCCTTCGGCGACCTGGGCGGAAGCGGCGGCGGCGAGACCCAAGCCCTGGGCGCGCTCCGCACCTACCTGGTCGCGACCGTGACTTACGACGCGCAGTTTGCCAGGGGCTATCCGCCCTCGCTCGCCGCCATGGGACCCGGCGACGGCAGCGAGAATGGCGCGGGCCTGCTCGATGCGAGCATGACCTCCGGCGAGAAGTACGGCTATCGCTACACCTACACGCCTCTGGACCTGAACGCCGACGGCATCTACGAGGCCTTCACGCTCACCGCCGACCCGGCCGGTTTCAGCAGCCTCAGCGGCCGCCACTTCTTCGTCGACGAGAGCGGGATTATCCGTGTGGAAACGGACCACATGGCCACCTCGGATAGCCCACAACTCCAATAG
- the ribB gene encoding 3,4-dihydroxy-2-butanone-4-phosphate synthase, which yields MPLQAPFTDVETALAEIRAGRMVVVVDDEDRENEGDLTMAAEKVTPEAINFMARYGRGLVCLAMTEDRLDHLRIGPMTAENTSQYGTAFCEAVDARDGVTTGISAHDRARTIHVAIDPKSRPSDLVRPGHMFPLRARRGGVLVRAGQTEASVDLARLAGMIPAGVICEIMNDDGSMARVPDLLKFCAQHGLKMLTVAELIRYRMKHERYVHRVGEALLPTAHGEFRMIAYESQLDGESHVALVKGDVEHAGSAPVLVRMHSHCLVGDVFGATWCDCHAIIERSLQMIAEEGRGALIYLHQTGKGFSIEKIGDKPTLAFHRDVREPAHPEHQRKTQREVGIGAQILSDLNLHRVRLLTNHPRKIAALEGYTIEIVEQVPVAVPARTAR from the coding sequence ATGCCCCTGCAAGCCCCATTCACGGACGTCGAGACCGCGCTCGCCGAGATCCGCGCCGGCCGCATGGTCGTGGTGGTCGACGACGAGGACCGCGAGAACGAAGGCGACCTCACCATGGCCGCCGAGAAAGTGACGCCCGAGGCCATCAATTTCATGGCCCGCTACGGCCGCGGCCTGGTCTGCCTGGCGATGACCGAGGACCGCCTCGACCACCTCCGCATCGGCCCCATGACCGCGGAGAACACCTCGCAGTACGGCACCGCGTTCTGCGAGGCGGTTGACGCCCGCGACGGCGTGACCACCGGCATCTCCGCGCACGACCGCGCCCGCACTATCCACGTCGCCATCGACCCCAAGTCGCGCCCGAGCGACCTGGTGCGCCCGGGGCACATGTTTCCGCTGCGCGCGCGCAGGGGCGGCGTGCTCGTCCGGGCCGGGCAGACCGAGGCCTCCGTCGACCTGGCGCGCCTGGCCGGGATGATCCCCGCCGGCGTCATCTGCGAGATCATGAACGACGACGGCTCCATGGCGCGCGTCCCCGACCTGCTCAAGTTCTGCGCCCAGCACGGCCTGAAGATGCTGACCGTGGCCGAGCTCATTCGCTACCGCATGAAGCACGAGCGCTACGTGCATCGCGTGGGCGAAGCGCTGCTGCCGACCGCCCACGGCGAGTTCCGCATGATCGCCTACGAGAGCCAGCTCGATGGCGAGTCGCACGTCGCCCTCGTCAAGGGCGACGTGGAGCATGCCGGCTCGGCGCCGGTGCTGGTCCGCATGCACTCGCACTGCCTGGTGGGCGACGTCTTCGGCGCGACCTGGTGCGACTGCCATGCCATCATCGAGCGCTCCCTCCAGATGATCGCGGAAGAAGGCCGCGGCGCCCTCATCTACCTGCACCAGACCGGCAAGGGTTTCTCCATCGAGAAGATCGGCGACAAGCCGACGCTGGCCTTCCATCGCGACGTGCGCGAGCCCGCTCATCCCGAGCACCAGCGCAAGACGCAGCGCGAGGTCGGCATCGGCGCGCAGATCCTGAGCGACCTGAACCTGCACCGCGTGCGCCTCCTGACCAACCACCCCCGCAAGATCGCCGCGCTCGAGGGCTACACCATCGAGATCGTCGAGCAGGTCCCGGTCGCGGTCCCCGCCCGTACCGCCCGCTAG
- a CDS encoding DUF4126 domain-containing protein, whose protein sequence is MSWDLNTAHLLGVLVAASFAAGLNVYATVATLGLLSRAGLFDLPPALHMIASWWVIGIAALLFAVEFFADKIPAFDLLWNALQTFVRVPVAALIAWGATAQLSPADQVLATALGAAIAFAAHSGKIAARAAVSPSPEPVSNSLLSLAEDLVAVGLTWFATQHPYLAGAIVAVLLVVLVLLIRWVWRAMKALFRGAGEELRALEHRA, encoded by the coding sequence ATGTCGTGGGACCTCAATACCGCGCACCTGCTCGGCGTCCTGGTCGCCGCCAGCTTCGCCGCCGGCCTGAACGTGTATGCCACGGTCGCGACGCTCGGCCTGTTGTCGCGAGCCGGCTTGTTCGACCTCCCGCCGGCGCTGCACATGATCGCCAGCTGGTGGGTCATCGGTATCGCCGCGCTGCTGTTCGCGGTCGAGTTCTTCGCCGACAAGATCCCGGCATTCGACCTGCTGTGGAACGCGCTGCAGACGTTCGTGCGCGTGCCCGTCGCCGCGCTCATCGCCTGGGGCGCTACCGCGCAGCTCTCCCCTGCCGACCAAGTGCTGGCTACGGCTCTGGGCGCGGCCATCGCCTTCGCCGCGCACAGCGGCAAGATCGCGGCGCGGGCTGCCGTCAGTCCCTCGCCGGAGCCGGTCTCCAACAGCCTGCTCAGCCTGGCGGAAGACCTGGTCGCGGTGGGGCTGACGTGGTTTGCCACGCAGCATCCGTATCTCGCGGGCGCCATCGTCGCGGTCCTGCTGGTCGTCCTGGTCCTGCTGATCCGCTGGGTGTGGCGGGCGATGAAGGCGCTGTTCCGCGGGGCGGGCGAGGAGCTGCGGGCGCTCGAGCATCGCGCATGA
- a CDS encoding inorganic phosphate transporter, whose protein sequence is MTTEQWLLILTVAVALGFDFINGFHDAANSIATVVSTRVLSPRIAVAWAAFFNFVAAFLLGTAVAKTIGKGMIDLQYVNQYVVLCALIGAIVWDLLTWWWGLPTSSSHALIGGYAGAAIAKAWTLHVIIPAGWYKTLLFIVLAPLMGLVLGLGMMVAVSWILKNKSPRGVDNWFRKLQLLSAAAYSLGHGGNDAQKTMGIIAGALFTGGILTKEQMQAEWGPYKWPIILSAHLAIALGTYFGGWRIVHTMGSKITKLKPVGGFCAETAGAITLFGTALAGIPVSTTHTITGAIIGVGATHRLSAVRWGVAQRIVWAWILTIPASALVAAVCFWLIKLFVSGA, encoded by the coding sequence GTGACCACCGAGCAGTGGCTGCTGATCCTCACCGTCGCCGTCGCGCTGGGCTTCGACTTCATCAACGGCTTCCACGACGCCGCCAACAGCATCGCGACCGTTGTTTCCACGCGCGTGCTCTCGCCGCGCATCGCGGTCGCCTGGGCGGCGTTCTTCAACTTCGTCGCCGCGTTCCTGCTCGGCACGGCCGTGGCCAAGACCATCGGCAAGGGCATGATCGACCTGCAGTACGTCAACCAGTACGTGGTCCTCTGCGCCCTGATCGGCGCGATCGTGTGGGACCTGCTGACGTGGTGGTGGGGCCTGCCGACCTCGTCGTCGCACGCGCTCATCGGCGGCTACGCCGGCGCGGCCATCGCCAAGGCGTGGACGCTCCACGTCATCATCCCCGCCGGCTGGTACAAGACGCTCCTCTTCATCGTGCTGGCGCCGCTGATGGGCCTGGTGCTCGGGCTGGGGATGATGGTCGCGGTCTCGTGGATCCTGAAGAACAAGTCGCCGCGCGGCGTGGACAACTGGTTCCGAAAGCTCCAGCTGCTCTCCGCCGCCGCCTACTCGCTGGGACACGGCGGCAACGATGCGCAAAAGACGATGGGCATCATCGCCGGCGCGTTGTTCACCGGCGGCATCCTGACCAAGGAGCAGATGCAGGCGGAGTGGGGCCCCTACAAGTGGCCCATCATCCTCTCCGCCCACCTGGCCATCGCGCTCGGCACCTACTTCGGCGGGTGGCGCATCGTCCATACGATGGGATCGAAGATCACTAAGCTCAAGCCGGTCGGCGGATTCTGCGCGGAGACCGCCGGCGCCATCACGCTGTTCGGGACCGCACTCGCCGGCATCCCCGTCTCGACCACACACACCATCACCGGCGCCATCATCGGCGTCGGCGCTACGCATCGTCTCTCCGCGGTGCGCTGGGGCGTGGCGCAACGCATCGTCTGGGCGTGGATCCTGACCATCCCGGCCTCGGCGCTGGTCGCCGCCGTCTGCTTCTGGCTCATCAAGTTGTTTGTGAGCGGAGCCTAG
- a CDS encoding NADH-quinone oxidoreductase subunit C has product MPLTPAVTGIEPLKDRPEVARLVAANAEAIPDAKLDRDELTIWIDRAFIREAVALLRDDAATQYNFLADVTCVDWHPSVPRFEVVYHLLSIPRKARVRLKVRLAEDGAIESVTSVWPSANFYEREIFDLFGIHFVGHPDLRRILMPDDWEGHPLRKDYPVEGYR; this is encoded by the coding sequence ATGCCGCTCACGCCGGCGGTCACCGGGATCGAACCGCTCAAGGACCGGCCGGAGGTCGCACGCCTGGTGGCCGCGAACGCCGAGGCCATCCCCGACGCGAAGCTCGACCGCGATGAGCTGACCATCTGGATCGACCGCGCGTTCATCCGCGAAGCCGTGGCGCTGCTGCGCGACGACGCCGCGACGCAATACAACTTCCTCGCCGACGTCACCTGCGTCGACTGGCACCCCAGCGTGCCGCGGTTCGAAGTGGTGTATCACCTGCTCTCCATCCCGCGGAAGGCACGGGTGCGGCTCAAGGTGCGCCTGGCGGAAGACGGGGCGATCGAATCGGTGACCAGCGTGTGGCCGTCGGCGAATTTCTACGAGCGCGAGATCTTCGACCTGTTCGGGATCCACTTCGTCGGCCACCCCGACCTGCGGCGCATCCTGATGCCGGACGACTGGGAAGGCCATCCGCTGCGCAAGGACTATCCGGTGGAGGGGTATCGCTGA
- a CDS encoding MerR family transcriptional regulator, with translation MTTRFTSNEVVELTGITPRQLQWWDERGIVVPQRAGHRRLYSFDDLAEVAVIVELRTKGFSLQRVRKVMRFLQRELGKRLVETVSGDSDYHLLTDGKTIYLEHSAQEIVDLLKNARQPMLAIGLSDAVRQIRAEIRGLKKASASASEDRARKRRRG, from the coding sequence ATGACGACACGGTTCACATCGAACGAAGTGGTCGAGCTGACGGGCATCACGCCGCGCCAGCTGCAGTGGTGGGACGAGCGCGGCATCGTCGTGCCGCAGCGCGCCGGCCATCGCCGGCTGTATTCGTTCGACGATCTGGCCGAGGTCGCAGTCATCGTCGAGCTCCGCACCAAGGGCTTCTCCCTGCAGCGCGTGCGCAAGGTGATGCGCTTCCTCCAGCGCGAGCTCGGCAAGCGCCTGGTCGAGACCGTGAGCGGCGACTCCGATTACCACCTGCTCACCGACGGCAAGACCATCTACCTCGAGCACTCGGCGCAGGAGATCGTGGACCTGCTGAAGAACGCGCGCCAGCCGATGCTGGCCATCGGCCTGAGCGACGCGGTGCGGCAGATCCGCGCGGAGATCAGGGGCCTGAAGAAGGCGAGCGCGTCGGCGTCGGAAGACCGGGCGCGCAAGCGCCGCCGCGGTTGA
- a CDS encoding DUF47 domain-containing protein has product MVRLIPRETKFFDMFHEMSTNLTDGARLLRQLLGDYQNVEVRVQELADIEHKGDDMTHAILTKLNQTFITPFDREDIHKLAATIDDVLDFVHAAAERLTMYKITRVPPEAAALADVVVRQSEQITKAVAGLEKHSGVLDACVEINRLENEADLIARNAIAKLFETERDPITLIKIKELYEVLETASDKAEDAANVLESVVLKSA; this is encoded by the coding sequence ATGGTGCGACTGATCCCGCGGGAAACCAAGTTCTTCGACATGTTCCACGAGATGTCCACCAACCTCACCGACGGCGCCCGCCTGCTGCGGCAGCTGCTCGGTGATTACCAGAACGTCGAAGTGCGCGTGCAGGAACTCGCCGACATCGAGCACAAGGGCGACGACATGACGCACGCCATCCTGACCAAGCTCAACCAGACGTTCATCACGCCGTTCGACCGCGAGGACATCCACAAGCTGGCCGCGACCATCGACGACGTGCTCGACTTCGTGCACGCCGCGGCCGAGCGGCTCACCATGTACAAGATCACGCGCGTGCCGCCGGAAGCGGCCGCGCTGGCCGACGTGGTGGTGCGCCAGAGCGAGCAGATCACCAAGGCCGTCGCCGGCCTGGAGAAGCACTCGGGCGTGCTCGACGCCTGCGTGGAGATCAACCGCCTGGAGAACGAAGCCGACCTGATCGCCCGCAACGCCATCGCCAAGCTGTTCGAGACCGAGCGCGACCCCATCACTCTCATCAAGATCAAAGAGCTGTATGAAGTGCTCGAGACGGCGAGCGACAAGGCGGAAGACGCCGCCAACGTGCTCGAGAGCGTCGTGCTGAAGAGCGCCTGA
- the thiS gene encoding sulfur carrier protein ThiS produces the protein MKLRINGEERSFGRLASLDALIEQLGMKADRVAVELNREIVARARWADTPLREGDQLEIVHFVGGG, from the coding sequence ATGAAGCTCCGCATCAACGGCGAGGAGCGCTCCTTCGGCCGGCTGGCTTCGCTCGATGCCCTCATCGAGCAGCTCGGCATGAAGGCCGACCGCGTGGCCGTGGAGCTGAATCGCGAGATCGTCGCGCGCGCCAGGTGGGCCGACACCCCGCTGCGCGAAGGCGACCAGCTCGAGATCGTCCACTTCGTCGGGGGAGGGTAG